A region of Moorena sp. SIOASIH DNA encodes the following proteins:
- a CDS encoding M23 family metallopeptidase, translated as MNLVRWLPIVSTIFWLVTPTVATSNLGTTDSYSSSLSVDDSWRWTSSRFQRTQSQLNFTNSTLQAANLQPWPKGHATRTTLTVQTVQQAQNTVTQNTTIEDICPPPVLSRLTRHQVAAGETVESIANQYNLEEATLLRFNRALNRKSMPVGQEILIPPFNGILVNVPLNATWQDLADAYGVRAAVLFELNGCKKPSKQAFIPGLNSLGIGIPTATRETPTVDSYTGLTNYPLPNVARIGLDYGWRQEAGEDEKKFHAGVDLLAQEGTQVVATDSGIVAYAGPQDTYGNLVVINHEGGRQTRYAHLNRTTVSPGQQINVGQLLGTVGTTGNPDIDQPHLHFEVRLNSPGGWAAQDPKLHLKMTP; from the coding sequence ATGAATTTAGTGCGCTGGCTCCCAATTGTTTCTACAATTTTTTGGCTAGTGACCCCAACTGTTGCTACTTCAAACTTGGGAACAACTGATTCCTATTCTAGTTCTTTATCTGTAGATGATAGTTGGCGATGGACTTCGTCCCGCTTTCAGCGAACGCAAAGCCAGTTAAATTTCACAAATTCCACACTTCAAGCAGCTAACCTGCAACCTTGGCCAAAAGGCCACGCTACGCGAACAACTCTGACAGTACAAACAGTACAACAGGCACAAAACACAGTAACTCAAAACACAACTATAGAGGATATTTGTCCACCGCCAGTGCTCTCTCGCTTAACTCGCCACCAAGTGGCTGCAGGTGAAACCGTCGAGAGTATTGCCAACCAATACAACCTTGAGGAAGCTACACTACTTCGATTTAATCGAGCCTTAAACCGGAAGTCAATGCCAGTGGGGCAAGAGATTCTGATTCCGCCATTCAATGGCATCTTGGTGAATGTGCCATTGAATGCCACTTGGCAAGACTTAGCAGACGCCTACGGTGTCCGTGCTGCGGTTTTATTTGAGTTAAATGGTTGTAAAAAACCCTCTAAGCAAGCCTTTATCCCAGGGTTAAATTCCCTTGGCATAGGTATTCCCACAGCAACGAGGGAAACTCCGACTGTAGATAGCTACACTGGATTGACTAATTATCCCTTACCAAATGTGGCACGGATAGGACTCGATTACGGCTGGCGGCAAGAGGCTGGTGAGGATGAAAAGAAGTTTCACGCTGGTGTAGATTTACTGGCACAGGAAGGTACTCAGGTTGTTGCCACTGATAGCGGTATCGTTGCCTATGCTGGACCACAAGACACTTATGGCAATTTGGTAGTGATTAATCATGAGGGAGGACGCCAAACCCGCTATGCTCACTTAAACCGTACTACTGTCAGTCCAGGTCAGCAGATTAATGTTGGACAGTTATTGGGGACAGTAGGGACTACCGGAAATCCTGACATTGACCAACCCCATCTACATTTTGAGGTTCGTTTGAATTCCCCTGGGGGTTGGGCAGCACAAGATCCAAAATTGCATTTGAAAATGACTCCATAG
- the nadB gene encoding L-aspartate oxidase: protein MQDSQISLCNSSELPNIPSQFDILIIGSGAAGLYAALSLPSYLQVGLITKDALKTGASSWARGIAAAIDPSDTPLSHWEDTLKAGAGLCEPEAVKLLADHAPGAIKSLLEMGVSFDRHGQKLALELEAAHSRPRVLHSGETTGKVLIDALTAQVLERENIQVFSQAFALSLWLNEATGNCQGVSVLYQGYIRWVRAGRVVLATGGGGQVFSHTTNPTVSTGDGIGLAWRAGALIRDPEFFQFHPTALTVTGIPRFLVTEIVRGEGAHLIDAQGQRFVFNHHPDGELAPRDVVSRAIFCHLQQTKPDPYCVYLDLRPIKAQRMRERFPSIIQACQQWDIDLFTQPIPIAPVAHYWMGGVATNLECCTSIDGLYAVGETASTGVHGANRLASNSLLECIVFAAQLSQLTVNSKVNGGDDMGYQSLPVKQEQQDWNNEMEKVNSIRQNVPKLMWQSAGISRSQGILEDAIAQLNSWRSQLTDLNIMGYLINGTPNQTVQLNSDRAEQHLRLAAETLNLTDVAYLILKSAAWRTESRGGHYRSDYPQTSDDWLFHTLIQGDCWHKSGKITN, encoded by the coding sequence ATGCAAGACTCTCAAATTTCTCTCTGTAATTCCTCAGAATTGCCAAATATTCCCTCCCAGTTTGATATCCTAATTATTGGCTCTGGTGCAGCAGGACTCTATGCTGCTTTGTCTTTGCCTTCCTACTTGCAAGTGGGCTTAATTACCAAAGATGCCCTGAAAACGGGAGCAAGTAGCTGGGCACGAGGCATTGCTGCGGCGATCGATCCGTCAGATACTCCATTGTCCCATTGGGAAGACACCCTCAAAGCTGGGGCAGGTCTTTGCGAACCAGAAGCAGTCAAACTTTTAGCTGATCATGCTCCTGGTGCGATCAAGTCCCTTCTAGAAATGGGAGTCAGCTTTGACCGCCACGGTCAGAAACTCGCCCTGGAGCTAGAAGCGGCACACTCTCGTCCTCGTGTGCTCCATTCTGGTGAAACGACTGGAAAGGTGCTGATTGATGCGCTCACGGCTCAAGTTTTGGAACGGGAAAACATTCAGGTGTTTTCCCAGGCGTTTGCCTTGAGTTTGTGGCTGAATGAAGCAACAGGTAACTGTCAGGGGGTGAGTGTCCTCTATCAGGGATATATCCGCTGGGTTAGAGCTGGTAGAGTGGTCTTAGCCACTGGCGGCGGCGGTCAAGTTTTTTCCCACACCACAAACCCCACGGTCAGTACTGGGGATGGGATTGGTCTGGCTTGGCGTGCAGGAGCCTTGATCCGAGATCCAGAGTTTTTTCAGTTTCATCCGACGGCGCTAACAGTAACTGGAATCCCCCGTTTCTTGGTTACTGAAATTGTGCGGGGGGAAGGGGCTCATTTAATCGATGCCCAAGGACAGCGTTTTGTGTTTAATCATCATCCTGATGGAGAGCTGGCACCCAGGGATGTGGTCAGTCGGGCAATTTTCTGTCACTTACAGCAAACGAAACCCGATCCCTATTGTGTTTATCTGGATTTGCGACCCATAAAAGCCCAGAGGATGCGAGAGCGTTTTCCTAGTATTATTCAAGCCTGTCAACAGTGGGACATCGATTTGTTTACACAGCCCATTCCTATTGCTCCTGTGGCTCATTATTGGATGGGGGGAGTTGCGACGAATTTGGAGTGTTGTACCTCCATCGATGGGCTATATGCTGTCGGTGAGACTGCCAGTACAGGAGTTCATGGTGCTAATCGTTTAGCTAGTAATTCACTACTAGAATGTATTGTTTTTGCTGCTCAATTGTCCCAGCTAACGGTTAACTCCAAGGTTAATGGTGGTGATGATATGGGATATCAATCTCTGCCAGTAAAGCAGGAACAACAGGATTGGAATAACGAGATGGAGAAGGTTAACTCAATCAGACAAAATGTCCCTAAACTCATGTGGCAAAGTGCTGGTATTTCTCGCTCTCAAGGAATACTTGAAGATGCGATCGCACAACTAAATAGTTGGCGTTCTCAACTCACTGATTTGAATATTATGGGATACTTAATCAACGGGACACCCAACCAAACAGTGCAATTAAACTCTGATCGAGCTGAGCAGCACCTGAGGCTAGCTGCAGAAACTCTCAATTTGACCGATGTTGCTTATTTAATCTTGAAAAGTGCGGCTTGGCGCACTGAAAGTCGAGGCGGACATTACCGGAGCGATTATCCTCAAACCTCTGATGATTGGTTATTCCATACCCTAATTCAGGGAGATTGTTGGCATAAGTCCGGCAAGATTACCAATTAA
- the metK gene encoding methionine adenosyltransferase: MSRRYLFTSESVTEGHPDKVCDQISDTILDAMLAQDHQSRVAAEVVVNTGLVLITGEITSQAQVNLIDLARKKIAEIGYTDADNGFSANSCSVLVALDEQSPDISQGVTTAQESRQEMSDDELDAIGAGDQGLMFGFACNETPELMPMPISLAHRVSRRLAAVRKTGDLSYLRPDGKTQVSVVYEDGKPVGIDTILVSTQHDATIGDITDEVAVQAKIKDDLWSAVVEPCFQDIDIKPDNKTRFLVNPTGKFVVGGPQGDAGLTGRKIIVDTYGGYSRHGGGAFSGKDPTKVDRSAAYACRYAAKNIVAAGLADKCEVQLSYAIGVARPVSILVETFGTGKVDEEILLELVNKYFELRPAGIIQTFNLRGLPAQRGGRFYQDTAAYGHFGRTDLILPWEETDKAEILKEAAGKSGAVSMA, encoded by the coding sequence TTGTCTCGTCGCTATTTATTTACCTCTGAATCGGTTACCGAAGGTCATCCTGACAAAGTCTGTGATCAGATTTCTGACACTATCCTAGATGCTATGCTCGCTCAAGATCACCAAAGCCGTGTTGCGGCAGAAGTGGTCGTTAACACCGGTTTGGTATTGATTACTGGTGAAATTACCTCCCAAGCCCAGGTTAATTTGATTGATTTGGCGCGGAAGAAAATTGCTGAAATCGGTTATACAGATGCGGACAATGGTTTCTCTGCCAACAGTTGCTCTGTTTTAGTTGCTCTTGATGAACAATCTCCTGACATTTCCCAAGGGGTGACTACTGCCCAGGAAAGTCGGCAGGAAATGAGTGACGATGAACTGGATGCTATCGGTGCAGGGGACCAAGGTCTGATGTTTGGCTTTGCCTGCAATGAAACTCCAGAACTGATGCCCATGCCCATCAGTCTGGCTCATCGGGTTTCTCGCCGTCTGGCAGCTGTACGTAAAACTGGTGATTTATCTTACCTGCGTCCTGATGGCAAAACCCAAGTCAGTGTGGTTTATGAAGATGGCAAGCCGGTTGGGATTGACACGATTCTGGTTTCCACCCAACACGATGCCACTATTGGTGATATTACCGATGAGGTAGCTGTCCAGGCAAAAATTAAAGATGACTTGTGGTCAGCAGTGGTGGAACCCTGTTTCCAAGATATCGATATTAAGCCGGATAACAAAACACGCTTCCTGGTGAACCCGACAGGGAAATTTGTGGTTGGTGGTCCCCAAGGTGATGCAGGTTTAACTGGTCGCAAAATTATTGTAGACACCTATGGTGGTTACTCACGCCATGGTGGTGGTGCTTTCTCTGGCAAAGACCCCACTAAGGTAGACCGTTCCGCTGCCTATGCCTGTCGCTATGCAGCTAAGAATATTGTGGCAGCAGGTTTAGCAGACAAATGCGAAGTCCAGCTGAGTTACGCGATTGGGGTGGCTAGACCAGTGAGTATCCTTGTAGAAACCTTTGGTACTGGTAAGGTGGACGAGGAGATTTTGCTGGAATTGGTCAACAAGTATTTTGAACTGCGTCCTGCTGGCATCATCCAAACTTTCAATCTGCGCGGATTACCCGCACAACGGGGTGGTCGTTTCTATCAAGACACGGCAGCTTATGGTCATTTCGGGCGTACCGATTTGATTCTGCCTTGGGAAGAAACTGATAAAGCAGAAATCCTTAAGGAAGCTGCTGGTAAATCTGGTGCTGTATCGATGGCATAA
- a CDS encoding methyltransferase domain-containing protein has translation MTLPRWENQSSSSKDAALLYDWRIYSIRQALKQKGKATGALEIQDLLDLGHLDQYHYFGSQACDRAINYLSLNPNSHVLDIGSGVGGPARYISYKTGCHLQCVELRQDFSEIAQELTQRMGLDQRIQYLTGNVLSSEIIDALLPNSFDNIISFLSLLHIEERDKVLEICFRALKENGYIYVEDYVANCTLTPEVKTTLKEVFKSSYVPTRETYRQHFERAGFTDICFIDLTTGWQRCIKERYQKFIESKEESIKLFGEDIFEHRSRLYRIGRDMLQGGSVGGALITAKKPCAPKIYQLPDTYFDPLTSVYNEQYHFFLEDGSLLALRHFKTKTLEHYSAWWSDIHGNSRELINTSEQKSSAEHISIKKNDQTGTICLPEANLEVQFEVTTQFTWGVPGEENQRDVIHQPQLECIVHTDNGTQKAQGYCKIYEGNYPRFWGYHFVYALFPNYGIIWSAEATFGQERNNHFNFLNTSKLNTYELETSQTEKQILLRGEKSYHRQTSAHASIQNRMYDLIFDRAFATWSSILRNQTSTMESNLSLEYREAILTIDDQEVSKGVCLKESCFGTIV, from the coding sequence ATGACATTACCGCGATGGGAGAATCAATCTTCTTCCTCAAAAGACGCAGCTTTACTTTACGATTGGCGCATTTATAGTATTCGTCAAGCCCTTAAGCAAAAAGGAAAAGCTACCGGAGCTTTAGAAATTCAAGACTTGCTAGATTTGGGTCATCTGGATCAATATCACTACTTTGGTAGTCAAGCTTGCGATCGCGCCATCAATTATTTATCGCTCAATCCCAACTCTCACGTTTTGGATATAGGAAGTGGTGTGGGTGGGCCAGCTCGATATATTAGCTATAAAACGGGATGTCACCTCCAATGTGTAGAATTAAGACAGGACTTTAGTGAAATTGCCCAAGAACTCACCCAACGGATGGGACTCGATCAGCGCATCCAATACCTTACTGGCAATGTTCTCAGTTCCGAAATCATCGATGCCCTGTTACCCAATTCATTTGACAACATCATTTCATTTCTATCCTTATTACACATTGAAGAGCGTGACAAAGTCCTTGAAATTTGTTTTCGAGCTTTGAAGGAAAATGGCTACATTTACGTTGAAGATTACGTGGCCAATTGCACCCTGACCCCAGAAGTAAAAACCACTCTAAAAGAAGTGTTTAAATCTTCTTACGTGCCAACCCGTGAAACCTACCGACAGCACTTCGAACGTGCAGGGTTTACTGACATTTGTTTCATTGATTTAACAACCGGATGGCAACGTTGTATAAAAGAACGCTATCAGAAATTCATTGAGTCCAAAGAAGAATCAATCAAACTCTTCGGTGAAGACATTTTTGAGCACCGCAGTCGATTGTATCGAATTGGTCGGGATATGCTTCAAGGGGGTAGCGTTGGTGGAGCATTGATCACTGCTAAAAAACCCTGTGCTCCAAAGATATACCAATTACCAGACACCTATTTCGACCCTTTAACCTCTGTTTACAATGAGCAATACCATTTCTTTCTCGAAGACGGCTCTCTCCTTGCTCTCAGACATTTTAAAACCAAAACCCTTGAGCATTACTCCGCTTGGTGGAGTGACATTCATGGCAATTCCAGGGAACTGATTAATACTTCAGAACAAAAAAGCTCAGCTGAGCATATCTCTATCAAAAAAAACGATCAAACTGGAACAATTTGTTTACCAGAAGCTAATCTGGAAGTGCAATTTGAAGTAACGACCCAATTCACCTGGGGTGTTCCTGGTGAAGAAAATCAGCGTGATGTTATCCATCAGCCACAACTTGAATGCATTGTCCATACAGATAATGGCACTCAAAAAGCGCAAGGATATTGCAAAATTTATGAGGGAAATTATCCTAGGTTTTGGGGCTACCATTTTGTTTATGCACTCTTCCCTAATTATGGGATTATTTGGAGTGCTGAGGCCACATTTGGTCAAGAAAGAAACAATCATTTCAATTTCCTGAATACTTCCAAACTAAATACTTACGAACTGGAGACTTCCCAAACAGAAAAGCAAATATTGTTACGCGGGGAAAAGTCTTATCATCGCCAAACAAGTGCTCATGCCAGCATTCAAAACAGAATGTATGACTTGATATTCGATAGAGCCTTTGCAACTTGGTCAAGCATTCTGCGAAATCAAACATCCACGATGGAAAGTAACCTCAGCTTGGAATACAGGGAAGCCATTCTAACAATAGATGACCAAGAAGTGAGCAAAGGAGTTTGCTTAAAAGAATCTTGTTTTGGCACAATTGTATAA
- a CDS encoding transposase codes for MKAPTKVIRTDKWQLNPTPDQKVLLGETVKAYRRACQYLVGIIYTHWSELGELTADQLTPAVERLMHQTAKRPNVKYPQFNKTFYKFPSYLRRAAFAKRRLRRIAFSAGQVSSFVTRYREWQSGNRKRRNAKPPRLNADTGCYPALYKGQCYKLHGYDQIEIKVFNGSDWIWTTVQITGLRERHLVATNKMMSPSLVCNERYCHLSVPFACKPEKRKPKANVTAVDLGINTTATIAVVAHDGTVIHRYFIHPGRDIDRRDKRLKSVSMRASKTMGKGGKLHKEFCSLTYDKCRRINHQIGHIVSKRIVEIAEQFNSEAIVFENLKGWKPKGGRKRSNLRQRFHGWLKAKIRNFTEMKWAELGGKVIEVVAAYTSKLAYDGSGTVKRNSKKYSLATFPSGKRFNADLNGAYNIGARGVFKLTRRNDGEGRSSKSSGRPPRSWACLCDLWARVAPD; via the coding sequence GTGAAAGCGCCGACCAAAGTTATACGAACTGACAAATGGCAACTTAATCCGACCCCAGATCAAAAAGTACTGTTAGGGGAAACGGTTAAGGCATATCGCCGCGCTTGTCAGTACTTGGTTGGTATTATTTACACCCACTGGTCTGAACTGGGGGAATTAACAGCAGATCAGCTAACTCCTGCCGTTGAGAGATTAATGCATCAAACGGCTAAGCGCCCTAATGTTAAATATCCTCAGTTTAATAAAACCTTTTACAAATTTCCTAGTTACTTACGTCGGGCTGCGTTCGCGAAGCGTCGGCTACGCCGAATCGCATTTTCTGCTGGTCAGGTTAGTAGCTTTGTTACTCGTTATCGGGAGTGGCAGTCGGGCAACAGAAAAAGAAGGAATGCTAAGCCTCCAAGACTAAATGCAGACACTGGCTGCTACCCTGCTCTTTACAAGGGACAATGCTACAAGCTGCATGGTTATGACCAAATCGAAATCAAGGTTTTCAATGGTTCTGATTGGATTTGGACTACAGTTCAAATCACCGGTTTAAGAGAGCGTCACCTAGTGGCAACCAATAAAATGATGTCTCCTTCGTTGGTATGCAATGAGAGATATTGCCACCTATCTGTTCCGTTTGCATGTAAGCCAGAAAAGAGAAAACCAAAAGCCAATGTTACAGCGGTCGATTTAGGAATAAATACCACCGCAACAATAGCAGTCGTAGCCCATGACGGCACTGTAATCCATCGGTATTTTATCCACCCTGGGAGAGACATAGACCGTCGGGACAAGCGACTAAAATCCGTATCCATGAGGGCATCTAAAACTATGGGTAAAGGCGGAAAACTTCACAAAGAATTCTGCTCTTTGACCTATGATAAATGCCGAAGAATTAACCATCAAATCGGCCATATTGTTTCCAAAAGGATTGTTGAGATTGCCGAACAGTTCAACTCTGAAGCCATCGTATTCGAGAATCTTAAAGGATGGAAACCAAAAGGTGGACGCAAGCGGTCTAACCTGCGACAAAGGTTTCACGGATGGCTGAAGGCAAAAATTCGCAATTTCACTGAAATGAAATGGGCTGAATTAGGCGGAAAGGTAATAGAGGTTGTGGCGGCTTACACCTCAAAACTTGCCTACGATGGTTCTGGGACGGTTAAACGTAATTCAAAAAAATACTCTTTAGCAACCTTCCCCTCAGGTAAGCGCTTCAACGCAGACTTAAATGGTGCTTACAACATCGGTGCTAGAGGTGTGTTTAAACTCACCCGCAGAAATGACGGTGAGGGTCGTTCCAGCAAAAGTTCTGGACGACCGCCTAGAAGCTGGGCTTGTCTCTGTGATCTGTGGGCTAGGGTAGCTCCAGATTAG
- a CDS encoding alanine--glyoxylate aminotransferase family protein, translating to MTSTPSIKDNNRVSLTDIDMPPTLLLGPGPSNAHPSILTALGLPPVGHLDPRFIALMNEVQTLLRYAWQTDNPMTIPMSGTGSAAMEATLANAVEPGDVVLVGVNGYFGHRLVDMAGRYGADVRKLMKPWGQVFTLDEIREGLETNRPAVLALVHAETSTGARQPLEGVAELCRDFNCLLLVDTVTSLGGVPLFIDEWGIDLAYSCSQKGLSCPPGISPFTMGARALEKLHQRRTQVANWYLDVSMLSKYWGDERTYHHTAPINMNYALREALRLVAEEGLTACWERHQANAELLWEGLADLGLECHVEQEFRLPTLTTIRIPEGVDGKAVTRKLLDDYNMEIGGGLGELAGKVWRIGLMGYNSRRENVEQVLDALKEVLQDSK from the coding sequence ATGACCTCAACCCCATCAATCAAAGATAATAATCGCGTCTCCCTGACCGATATAGACATGCCTCCGACGCTGTTACTCGGACCAGGGCCATCTAATGCCCATCCCTCCATATTAACAGCCTTGGGACTGCCCCCAGTTGGTCACCTGGATCCCCGTTTCATCGCACTGATGAACGAAGTGCAAACCTTACTCCGCTACGCTTGGCAAACTGATAACCCGATGACCATTCCCATGAGTGGGACAGGTAGTGCGGCAATGGAAGCTACTCTAGCCAATGCAGTAGAACCGGGTGATGTGGTTTTAGTTGGGGTTAATGGTTACTTTGGACACCGACTCGTGGATATGGCTGGTCGTTATGGTGCTGATGTCCGTAAACTAATGAAGCCTTGGGGGCAAGTTTTTACCCTTGATGAAATCCGAGAAGGCTTGGAAACTAATCGTCCTGCTGTTTTGGCTTTGGTTCATGCTGAAACTTCAACGGGTGCCCGTCAGCCCCTTGAGGGTGTGGCTGAGTTGTGCCGAGATTTCAATTGCTTGCTGCTGGTTGACACAGTCACCAGTTTAGGTGGAGTGCCACTGTTTATTGATGAATGGGGCATTGATCTTGCCTATAGTTGCTCCCAAAAAGGGCTTAGCTGTCCACCAGGCATTTCCCCTTTCACCATGGGAGCTCGTGCCCTCGAAAAACTCCACCAGCGTCGCACCCAAGTCGCTAATTGGTATTTGGATGTATCGATGTTGAGCAAATATTGGGGTGACGAGCGCACCTACCACCACACAGCTCCAATTAATATGAATTACGCCTTGCGCGAAGCGTTGCGGTTGGTTGCTGAAGAAGGACTAACCGCTTGTTGGGAACGGCATCAAGCTAATGCTGAATTGCTTTGGGAAGGTTTGGCTGATTTGGGTCTAGAATGTCACGTGGAGCAAGAATTTCGTTTGCCTACCTTGACCACGATTCGGATACCAGAGGGGGTGGATGGCAAGGCAGTTACCCGCAAACTGCTGGATGATTACAACATGGAAATTGGTGGCGGCTTGGGTGAATTAGCTGGTAAAGTCTGGCGCATTGGTTTAATGGGTTATAACTCTCGGCGAGAGAATGTCGAGCAAGTGTTGGATGCTTTAAAGGAGGTTTTACAGGATTCTAAATAA
- a CDS encoding homoserine dehydrogenase, translating to MAFKIGLLGLGTVGTGTAKILLDTAGRNPLLQGIEIAKVGVRSRDKPREVQLPQELITTDLEEIVTNPEIDIVVELLGGLEPARSLMLKAIAQGKHIVTANKAVISRYGDEIFAAAEEAGVYVMLEAAVGGGIPVIQPLKQALGVNRIHSITGIVNGTTNYILTRMQREGGEFGDILADAQRLGYAEADPTADVDGLDAADKIAILASIAFAGRINLSDVHCEGIRQVSAADIVYAEKLGFVIKLLAVAKRDPMATGDNPKSETIQLRVHPTLVAKTHPLASINDVYNGIVVEGEPIGQVIFSGPGAGSGPTASAVVSDILNIAAVLKSDREAKQLHPLLSCAHQHYCTVAPISDLVTRFYGRFLSQDHPGVIGHLGTSFGKHHVSLESVVQIGFQGNLAEIVVVTHDVREGNFRQALDEIRTLEAVDSIPSILRVL from the coding sequence GTGGCTTTTAAGATTGGTTTATTAGGATTAGGGACCGTTGGTACAGGGACAGCAAAGATTTTACTCGACACAGCTGGACGAAACCCACTACTGCAAGGGATAGAAATTGCCAAGGTGGGAGTGCGATCGCGTGATAAGCCCAGAGAAGTGCAACTACCACAGGAGTTGATAACAACCGACCTAGAAGAGATTGTCACCAACCCAGAGATAGATATTGTAGTAGAGCTACTGGGAGGATTAGAACCAGCGCGATCGCTTATGCTCAAGGCGATTGCCCAAGGTAAACATATTGTCACTGCCAATAAAGCCGTTATTTCCCGCTATGGGGATGAAATTTTTGCGGCGGCGGAAGAGGCTGGAGTCTACGTCATGTTAGAAGCAGCCGTTGGGGGGGGTATCCCAGTAATTCAACCCCTAAAACAGGCATTGGGAGTGAACCGTATTCACAGTATTACTGGCATTGTTAACGGTACTACCAATTACATCCTGACCCGGATGCAACGGGAAGGGGGAGAATTTGGCGATATTCTGGCTGATGCGCAACGGTTGGGATATGCTGAAGCTGACCCTACTGCTGATGTGGATGGATTAGATGCCGCTGACAAGATTGCTATTTTAGCTTCTATTGCTTTTGCAGGACGGATTAATTTATCTGATGTCCACTGTGAAGGGATTCGTCAGGTCAGTGCAGCAGATATTGTTTATGCTGAGAAACTGGGGTTTGTAATTAAACTCTTAGCTGTAGCCAAGCGAGACCCAATGGCAACTGGGGATAACCCAAAGTCTGAAACTATTCAGCTGAGGGTACATCCTACCCTTGTTGCCAAAACTCACCCCCTTGCCAGTATCAATGATGTTTACAACGGGATTGTGGTAGAAGGCGAACCGATTGGACAAGTGATTTTCTCTGGTCCTGGTGCAGGTTCTGGTCCGACAGCCAGTGCGGTAGTGTCGGATATCTTAAACATTGCTGCTGTCCTCAAAAGCGATCGGGAAGCCAAGCAACTACATCCTCTACTTAGTTGTGCTCATCAGCACTATTGTACTGTTGCTCCTATTTCAGACCTGGTCACCCGCTTTTATGGGCGGTTCCTCAGTCAAGACCATCCTGGTGTAATTGGGCATTTAGGCACCAGTTTTGGCAAACATCATGTCAGTTTAGAATCTGTGGTGCAAATTGGTTTCCAAGGAAACTTAGCAGAGATTGTGGTCGTCACTCATGATGTGCGTGAAGGTAACTTCCGACAGGCTCTAGATGAAATTCGGACTCTAGAGGCAGTGGATAGTATTCCTAGTATTTTAAGAGTGCTCTAA